A genome region from Anaerobaca lacustris includes the following:
- a CDS encoding NAD(P)H-dependent glycerol-3-phosphate dehydrogenase, which translates to MPDNEFHNVSIIGDGGMGTVLGILLCEKGIVARLWGHDAEQLAEIERNRDNRKFLPGYKLPSSLLFDARDDRVLAGADLIVSAVPCQYMRPVWTRLKDHTPPGVPVVSVAKGIENGTLLRPTQILTDVLGAGAPKAVLSGPTIADELARKLPATACAAAEDASLSARIQRTFTCPWLRVYTNSDVVGVELAGALKNVIAIAAGIIDGVRAGDNAKAALLARGLAEISRLGLAMGATEQTFAGLTGLGDLVTTCISPSGRNRSFGERIGRGQTVAEAQGATHSVVEGIATCESVVSLASKHGVEMPITRAVYQVLFENKPVRSAIEDLMSRRLKAE; encoded by the coding sequence ATGCCGGATAACGAATTCCACAACGTCTCGATCATCGGTGATGGCGGCATGGGGACCGTCCTGGGCATTCTGCTGTGCGAGAAGGGCATCGTTGCACGCCTGTGGGGCCACGACGCGGAACAGCTTGCCGAGATCGAGCGGAATCGCGACAACAGGAAGTTCCTGCCGGGCTACAAGCTTCCGTCGTCTCTGCTCTTCGATGCGAGAGATGACCGGGTTCTGGCCGGAGCGGACCTGATCGTCTCGGCGGTGCCGTGCCAGTACATGCGGCCGGTCTGGACCCGCCTGAAAGACCATACTCCGCCGGGCGTTCCCGTGGTGTCGGTCGCCAAAGGGATCGAGAACGGCACGCTGCTGCGTCCGACGCAGATTCTCACCGACGTGCTGGGGGCAGGGGCGCCGAAAGCGGTCCTGAGCGGGCCGACGATTGCCGACGAGCTGGCTCGGAAACTGCCTGCGACGGCTTGTGCAGCGGCGGAGGATGCGAGTCTCAGCGCTCGGATCCAGCGCACGTTCACATGTCCGTGGCTTCGGGTCTACACGAATTCGGACGTGGTCGGGGTGGAGTTGGCCGGCGCGCTGAAGAACGTGATTGCCATCGCGGCCGGGATCATCGATGGCGTTCGCGCCGGCGACAATGCCAAGGCGGCCCTGCTGGCGCGCGGTCTGGCGGAGATCAGCCGGCTGGGGCTGGCCATGGGGGCCACGGAGCAGACGTTCGCGGGACTGACGGGTCTGGGCGATCTGGTGACGACGTGCATCTCCCCATCCGGACGGAACCGGTCGTTTGGCGAGCGGATCGGCCGGGGGCAGACGGTGGCCGAGGCGCAGGGCGCCACACACTCCGTGGTCGAGGGCATCGCCACGTGCGAGTCCGTCGTCTCGCTCGCATCGAAGCACGGCGTGGAAATGCCGATCACGCGGGCGGTCTATCAGGTCCTGTTTGAGAACAAGCCGGTGCGGTCGGCCATTGAAGACCTGATGAGCCGCCGCCTCAAAGCCGAGTAA
- the hflX gene encoding GTPase HflX produces MEKFRQTLKVRKERAILVAANLSRSNGSDDLAELTALAESAGAIVADRFQQRIRTVNPSTYIGKGKALQLAQRVTRFKADVIVFDNDLSPAQIRELEKITETKVLDRSELILDIFATRARTKQAKLQVELAQLEYTYPRLTRMWSHLDTVAGAGGATAAGAVGGIGTRGPGEQQLEIDRRLVNKRIRDLKQELAGIDDRKLREIKGRHGLFKICLVGYTNAGKSTLLNALTDAGAFVEDRLFATLDTRTRKWSPEKGVEVLLSDTVGFVKKLPHQLVASFKATLEEAVNADLLLHVIDVANEDVLGQMESVKAVLKEIGCGHKPTLPVLNKIDAIKDIGSLEMLETVYPEAVSVSARSGLGLDALARKVTGFYRGGELVLRVSSRQSDGRIQSFLRAHGQILDEQYGDSSVIIEVRMGRNQLPELQRLKPDALEIVKH; encoded by the coding sequence TTGGAAAAGTTTCGCCAGACCCTGAAAGTCAGAAAAGAACGTGCCATCCTGGTGGCCGCGAACCTGTCGCGGTCCAACGGATCCGATGATCTGGCCGAGTTGACCGCCTTGGCCGAGAGCGCCGGGGCGATTGTCGCCGACCGATTTCAGCAACGAATCCGCACGGTCAACCCATCGACCTACATCGGCAAGGGCAAGGCTCTTCAACTCGCCCAGCGGGTCACACGGTTCAAGGCCGACGTGATTGTCTTCGACAATGACCTGTCGCCGGCCCAGATTCGCGAACTGGAGAAGATCACCGAGACCAAGGTGCTGGACCGCAGCGAGTTGATCCTCGACATCTTCGCCACGCGGGCCAGGACCAAGCAGGCCAAGCTCCAGGTCGAGCTGGCGCAGTTGGAGTACACGTATCCGAGGCTGACGCGAATGTGGTCGCACCTCGACACGGTCGCCGGCGCCGGCGGCGCTACGGCGGCAGGCGCCGTGGGAGGCATCGGTACGCGTGGCCCGGGCGAGCAGCAGTTGGAGATCGACCGACGCCTGGTCAACAAGCGGATCCGCGATCTGAAGCAAGAACTGGCGGGCATCGACGATCGCAAGCTGCGCGAGATCAAGGGCCGTCATGGGCTCTTCAAGATCTGCCTGGTCGGGTACACCAACGCGGGCAAGAGCACACTGCTCAACGCGCTGACCGATGCGGGCGCGTTCGTCGAGGACCGTCTGTTCGCTACGCTCGATACGCGGACGCGGAAGTGGTCTCCGGAAAAAGGGGTCGAGGTCCTGCTCAGCGATACGGTGGGATTCGTCAAGAAGCTGCCGCACCAGCTCGTGGCCTCGTTTAAGGCGACGCTGGAGGAGGCGGTCAATGCCGATCTGCTTCTGCACGTGATCGACGTGGCCAATGAAGACGTCCTGGGCCAGATGGAGTCGGTCAAAGCCGTCCTGAAAGAGATCGGCTGCGGGCACAAGCCCACACTACCCGTGCTCAACAAGATCGATGCGATCAAGGACATCGGTTCGCTCGAAATGCTCGAGACTGTCTATCCGGAGGCTGTGTCGGTCTCGGCCCGGAGTGGGCTGGGCCTGGATGCCCTCGCGCGCAAAGTGACCGGGTTCTACCGGGGAGGAGAGCTGGTGCTCCGTGTGAGCAGCCGGCAATCCGATGGACGGATCCAGAGCTTCCTCCGCGCCCACGGGCAGATCCTCGACGAGCAGTATGGCGACAGTTCGGTGATCATCGAAGTCCGAATGGGCCGGAACCAGCTTCCCGAACTCCAGCGCCTCAAGCCCGACGCCCTCGAAATCGTGAAACACTGA
- a CDS encoding FtsW/RodA/SpoVE family cell cycle protein, with protein sequence MNDPQGRLADYIAMVIVFLMGIGAVMVFSAGANLGYEFDLRRFYDFPALRQIMFFPLAVVVLLVASCLDYRWLRLRDRWWKSLPVWLVFVSIVLLGVVLIPQLGTQINQARRWLRLTVGPVSISFQPSELAKWAMVFGLAAACARSGPNARRYWTWFVPLCLLIGLVCGLIVVEDFGTAVFVALISFVILAIAGVRWWHVLTLLPFAGGGLIAGLIHSPHRIKRLLAFLRPEEWADVAYQANQSLIAIGSGGLWGKGLGEGISKYGHLPEDTTDFIFAIVGEELGLIGTIGVIGLFIVFVGLGWVVVMRCRDRFGRLLAAGIVLTISIQAAINIGVVTVVLPTKGIPLPFISSGGTSMLLSAAAVGVLLNIASQTDRSDSDMCDRADGDSDV encoded by the coding sequence ATGAACGATCCACAGGGCCGGCTGGCCGATTACATCGCCATGGTGATCGTCTTTCTGATGGGCATCGGGGCGGTGATGGTCTTCTCGGCCGGGGCGAACCTCGGCTACGAGTTCGACCTGAGGCGGTTCTACGACTTCCCCGCCCTGCGGCAGATCATGTTCTTCCCGTTGGCGGTCGTGGTTCTGCTGGTCGCCTCGTGTCTCGACTACCGATGGCTGCGGCTTCGCGACCGCTGGTGGAAATCGCTCCCGGTCTGGCTGGTCTTCGTCTCGATCGTTCTGCTGGGCGTCGTTCTCATCCCGCAATTGGGCACCCAGATCAACCAGGCGAGGCGCTGGCTTCGTCTGACGGTCGGGCCGGTCAGCATCAGCTTTCAGCCGTCCGAACTGGCCAAATGGGCGATGGTGTTCGGCCTTGCCGCCGCATGCGCCAGGAGCGGGCCGAATGCGCGTCGCTACTGGACGTGGTTCGTCCCTCTGTGCCTGTTGATCGGGCTGGTCTGCGGGTTGATCGTGGTGGAGGACTTCGGCACGGCCGTGTTCGTCGCCCTGATCAGCTTTGTGATTCTCGCCATCGCCGGCGTCCGGTGGTGGCACGTTCTGACGTTGCTGCCGTTCGCCGGCGGTGGACTGATCGCTGGCCTGATCCACTCGCCGCATCGCATCAAGCGCCTGCTGGCCTTCCTGCGCCCGGAGGAGTGGGCCGACGTCGCCTATCAGGCGAATCAGTCGCTGATTGCCATCGGCTCCGGCGGGCTCTGGGGCAAGGGGCTCGGCGAGGGGATCTCCAAGTACGGCCATCTGCCCGAGGACACGACGGATTTCATCTTTGCCATCGTAGGAGAAGAGCTGGGGCTGATCGGCACGATTGGGGTCATTGGCTTGTTCATCGTGTTCGTTGGCCTCGGCTGGGTGGTGGTGATGCGTTGCCGCGACCGGTTCGGCAGGCTCCTGGCGGCCGGCATCGTCCTGACGATCAGCATCCAGGCGGCGATCAACATCGGGGTTGTGACGGTCGTTCTGCCGACCAAGGGGATTCCGCTGCCCTTCATCAGCTCGGGGGGCACGAGCATGTTGTTGTCGGCCGCGGCCGTGGGCGTGCTGCTCAATATTGCCTCGCAGACCGATCGCAGCGATTCCGATATGTGCGACCGTGCCGATGGCGATTCCGATGTCTGA
- a CDS encoding lactonase family protein, giving the protein MDTKALAMALISTVALSTASARSVSVYIGTYTGGGSQGIYRTTLDLATGELAEPVLAAEARNPSFIEIHPAGQFLYAVSEGGGAGSVSAFSIDPDTGDLKALNQQPSGGAGPCHVSIDHAGRNVLVANYGSGSVSVIPIRPDGSLGEPTGFAQHVGSGPNPGRQKGPHAHSVNVSPDDRFAFVADLGIDKVMIYRLDVEAGTITANDPPFAALAPGAGPRHFAFHPKGRYAYVINELNSTMTAFAYDPASGVLTEVQTVPTLPSGFTGSSTCAEVRVHPSGRFLYGSNRGHDSIVVYRIDPGEGTLTLVEHQTADIKTPRNFNVDPSGAFCLVANQGSDSVVVFRIDPQTGSLEPTGHRVPVGRPVCLRFR; this is encoded by the coding sequence ATGGACACGAAAGCTCTTGCGATGGCCTTGATCTCCACGGTGGCGCTGTCAACGGCCTCGGCGAGATCGGTATCGGTGTACATCGGAACGTATACAGGAGGCGGCAGCCAGGGCATCTATCGCACCACGCTCGATCTCGCTACGGGCGAGTTGGCCGAGCCGGTCCTGGCCGCCGAGGCGAGGAACCCGTCGTTCATCGAGATTCACCCTGCGGGCCAGTTTCTCTATGCCGTCAGCGAGGGGGGTGGGGCCGGGAGTGTCAGCGCCTTTTCCATCGATCCGGACACGGGCGATCTGAAGGCCCTCAACCAGCAGCCCTCAGGCGGCGCCGGCCCGTGTCACGTCAGCATCGACCACGCCGGACGCAACGTGCTCGTGGCCAATTACGGCAGCGGCAGTGTCTCGGTGATCCCGATTCGTCCCGACGGCTCGCTGGGCGAGCCCACCGGCTTCGCTCAACACGTCGGTTCCGGCCCGAATCCCGGCCGGCAGAAGGGCCCCCACGCCCATTCGGTCAACGTCAGTCCCGACGACCGTTTTGCCTTCGTCGCGGACCTCGGGATCGACAAGGTCATGATCTATAGGCTCGACGTCGAGGCCGGGACCATTACGGCCAACGATCCGCCCTTCGCGGCGCTCGCCCCCGGCGCCGGACCACGTCACTTTGCCTTCCACCCCAAAGGCAGGTACGCGTATGTCATCAACGAGCTGAACTCCACGATGACCGCCTTCGCCTACGATCCCGCATCGGGCGTGCTGACGGAAGTCCAGACGGTCCCGACGCTGCCGAGCGGGTTCACCGGGTCCAGCACCTGTGCGGAGGTCCGTGTGCACCCGAGCGGGCGATTCCTCTACGGCTCCAATCGTGGCCATGACAGCATCGTCGTCTACCGGATCGACCCAGGCGAGGGGACGCTCACGCTTGTCGAGCATCAGACAGCCGACATCAAGACCCCACGAAACTTCAATGTGGACCCGAGCGGGGCGTTCTGCCTTGTGGCCAATCAGGGCAGCGACAGTGTCGTCGTCTTTCGCATCGACCCGCAGACCGGGTCGCTGGAACCGACGGGGCACAGAGTTCCTGTCGGTCGGCCGGTCTGCCTCCGTTTTCGGTAG
- a CDS encoding 3-keto-disaccharide hydrolase: MTRHTAIRLVVPTLALLIASVGWADPFMGQYAGTFHADGMIQMPATAVVVAEGEDHYRIRLEATSNDPGREGATIEVYASRSGFEALIGSRSGGYHWHGQIKDGRLSVASAYGTRFELNKVVRKSPKEGLEPPTGAVVLLPYKEGTKPDLSAWTNQEWKALDNGAMQVSKGSTTTKERFGDIQHLHLEFWLPLEPLNRGQGRCNSGVFLNDQYEVQILDSFGLVETSGDCGGLYNVKRPDGNASLPPLTWQTYDIEFRAPRLNSDGTVKEQARITVYLNGVKIHDNVAIPHPTANPNAEPKPTGPIQLQDHGHPIQFRNIWLVKG; encoded by the coding sequence ATGACCAGGCACACCGCGATTCGACTCGTCGTCCCCACCCTCGCTCTTCTGATCGCTTCGGTTGGATGGGCCGACCCGTTCATGGGCCAGTATGCAGGGACCTTCCATGCCGACGGCATGATCCAGATGCCGGCGACCGCCGTCGTCGTGGCCGAGGGGGAGGACCATTACCGCATTCGCCTTGAGGCGACGAGCAACGATCCGGGCCGTGAAGGGGCGACCATCGAGGTGTATGCCAGCCGCAGCGGGTTTGAGGCGCTGATCGGCTCGCGCTCGGGCGGATACCACTGGCACGGCCAGATCAAGGACGGCCGGCTCTCGGTGGCCAGTGCGTACGGGACACGTTTCGAACTGAACAAGGTGGTGCGAAAGAGCCCGAAGGAAGGGCTCGAACCGCCCACAGGAGCGGTCGTCCTGTTGCCCTACAAGGAGGGGACGAAGCCCGATCTGAGCGCGTGGACAAATCAGGAGTGGAAGGCCCTGGACAACGGCGCCATGCAGGTCAGCAAGGGCTCGACGACAACGAAAGAGCGGTTCGGCGATATCCAGCATCTGCATCTGGAGTTCTGGCTTCCACTGGAGCCCCTCAATCGCGGGCAGGGCCGCTGCAACAGCGGCGTGTTCCTCAACGACCAATATGAGGTGCAAATTCTCGATTCCTTCGGTCTGGTCGAGACCTCCGGCGATTGCGGCGGCCTCTACAACGTCAAACGCCCCGATGGGAACGCGTCGCTGCCGCCATTGACGTGGCAGACATACGATATCGAGTTCCGCGCCCCGCGCCTCAACAGCGACGGGACCGTCAAGGAACAGGCCCGCATAACGGTCTACCTCAACGGTGTGAAGATCCACGACAACGTGGCGATCCCGCATCCGACGGCCAATCCGAACGCCGAGCCGAAGCCCACCGGGCCGATCCAGTTGCAGGACCACGGCCATCCGATCCAGTTCCGCAACATCTGGCTGGTCAAAGGCTGA
- a CDS encoding CBS domain-containing protein — translation MLKAKDIMKTNVLAVAADADIYRAIRIMVENNVTGLPVVDENRMLVGIVTEKDVLRLLYEIEDRPGAVEDFMTRSVVAYGQEDAVTAIAEGLAAHHFRRVPILSDGTLVGIISRKDIVKHIKQQWLTQSASA, via the coding sequence ATGCTGAAGGCAAAAGACATCATGAAGACGAACGTACTGGCCGTGGCAGCGGATGCGGATATCTACCGGGCCATACGAATCATGGTCGAAAACAATGTTACCGGACTTCCTGTGGTCGACGAGAATCGGATGCTGGTCGGAATCGTCACGGAGAAGGACGTTCTGCGGCTGCTCTACGAAATCGAGGATCGGCCCGGCGCGGTCGAGGATTTCATGACGCGGTCGGTCGTCGCCTACGGTCAGGAGGACGCCGTGACGGCCATCGCTGAGGGTCTGGCGGCGCACCACTTCCGGCGCGTCCCGATTCTGAGCGACGGCACGCTCGTCGGAATCATCAGCAGGAAGGACATCGTCAAGCACATCAAACAGCAGTGGCTCACGCAGAGTGCCTCGGCGTAA
- a CDS encoding CBS domain-containing protein, which produces MYETKAIMSRDVVHVHPETPIGQVLELLIENDITGVPVVESDGELVGIVTEKDMIGLLVGQETPSGTARDYMTEEVLSFDENDDIIAVCECLTKNHLRRVPILSDGRLVGIISRRDLIKYIMEPIDR; this is translated from the coding sequence ATGTATGAGACAAAGGCCATCATGTCAAGGGACGTCGTGCACGTCCATCCGGAGACGCCAATTGGTCAAGTCCTGGAACTCCTGATCGAAAACGACATCACCGGTGTCCCCGTCGTCGAGTCCGACGGCGAGCTCGTGGGCATCGTAACCGAAAAGGACATGATCGGTCTCCTTGTCGGTCAGGAAACGCCATCCGGAACGGCTCGGGACTATATGACCGAAGAGGTCCTGAGCTTCGACGAGAACGATGACATCATCGCCGTGTGTGAGTGCCTGACCAAAAACCATCTGCGGAGGGTGCCCATCCTCTCGGACGGGCGCCTCGTCGGCATCATCAGCCGAAGGGACCTCATCAAGTACATCATGGAACCCATCGATCGCTGA
- a CDS encoding ParA family protein, producing MQIIAVSNQKGGCGKTTTSINLAGAFARMSYKVLLVDCDPQGHATLGLGYDPAQLDATVYDVMTGSVDSVASVARRTGMDGLDLLPANMLLTGIEMELHNVPGKELILGEQLRVLSDWYDVCLIDCPSTLGLVMLNALTASTSVVVPVQAHFYAIDGLKRLLETIEVMRTRFHPCLVRPLGLVLTFVEGRTLLSQRVEEGLRDLFGPLVFDTVIHKTITLAEAPSMGQAIQTYAPDSRGAAEYEALAREILGRLHRPDVIDIPAHEMPL from the coding sequence ATGCAGATCATAGCCGTTTCAAATCAGAAGGGGGGGTGCGGCAAAACGACCACCTCGATCAATCTGGCCGGGGCCTTCGCTCGGATGAGCTACAAGGTTCTGCTGGTGGACTGCGATCCGCAAGGACATGCCACGCTCGGTCTGGGATACGACCCGGCCCAACTCGACGCCACGGTCTACGATGTCATGACCGGGTCTGTCGATTCGGTGGCATCGGTCGCCCGGCGAACCGGCATGGATGGCCTTGACCTTCTGCCGGCCAATATGCTGCTGACCGGGATCGAGATGGAGTTGCACAATGTGCCCGGAAAGGAGCTGATCCTGGGCGAGCAACTGCGCGTCCTTTCCGATTGGTACGACGTGTGCCTGATTGACTGCCCATCGACGCTCGGCCTGGTCATGCTGAACGCTTTGACCGCCAGCACGAGCGTGGTCGTTCCGGTCCAGGCGCACTTCTACGCCATTGACGGTCTCAAGCGACTCCTTGAGACGATTGAGGTGATGCGCACGCGATTTCACCCTTGCCTGGTCCGACCGCTCGGATTGGTGTTGACGTTCGTCGAGGGTCGAACGCTGCTGAGCCAGCGGGTGGAAGAGGGTCTGCGCGATTTGTTCGGGCCGCTGGTCTTCGACACCGTCATCCACAAGACCATCACGTTGGCCGAGGCGCCAAGCATGGGCCAGGCGATCCAAACCTATGCGCCCGACAGCAGGGGAGCCGCAGAATATGAGGCCCTCGCCCGCGAAATTCTGGGCCGGCTCCACAGGCCGGACGTCATCGACATCCCTGCCCACGAGATGCCCCTGTAG
- the rpsU gene encoding 30S ribosomal protein S21 encodes MLKVKVRTGESVQQMIRRFKKLCEKEGLIRDMKRNAYYEKPSERERRRMRKAQRAARR; translated from the coding sequence GTGTTGAAAGTCAAAGTGCGTACAGGCGAGTCGGTGCAGCAGATGATCAGACGGTTCAAGAAGCTCTGCGAAAAGGAAGGTCTGATTCGTGACATGAAGCGCAACGCGTATTACGAGAAGCCTTCCGAGCGCGAACGCCGACGCATGCGAAAAGCCCAACGGGCGGCACGACGCTGA
- a CDS encoding FHA domain-containing protein, with protein MRLVLKQKDGETKEYQFAQGPIEIGRGADNHVFLPDRTVSKKHAVILCDGDGRWEVQDLGSANKTYLNGEMVSKAPIKTGDAIRITEFTIEVSLDGQPQGDHSGQFEDTLNLEAGLATPMHETVVRKPDAGHAPAMRLAAKRLSDFSYACDAICKAANLEEMLVTLLNVALQQFGAFHTWCALREQPSGPMTYHAGKRRDGKTVDLGELMLADKINQAVERAQSVVMPRVAADLESKERIRSALIAAICGPGGCYGVIYVDNAMIHDHYTLGDLDYLMLIAMHTAAVLKRFV; from the coding sequence ATGCGTCTGGTACTCAAACAAAAAGACGGCGAAACCAAAGAATACCAATTCGCCCAAGGGCCCATCGAGATCGGCCGAGGCGCCGATAACCACGTCTTCCTTCCCGATCGCACCGTTTCCAAGAAGCACGCGGTGATTCTCTGCGATGGTGATGGGCGATGGGAAGTGCAGGACCTCGGCTCGGCGAACAAGACCTATCTCAACGGGGAGATGGTCAGCAAAGCGCCCATCAAGACCGGGGATGCGATCCGCATCACCGAGTTCACCATCGAAGTCAGTCTGGACGGGCAGCCGCAAGGGGATCACTCCGGGCAGTTCGAGGACACGCTGAACCTCGAAGCCGGTCTGGCGACGCCGATGCACGAGACCGTGGTGCGAAAGCCCGACGCGGGCCATGCCCCGGCGATGCGCCTGGCCGCCAAGAGGTTGTCGGATTTCTCGTACGCCTGCGACGCGATCTGCAAGGCCGCCAATCTCGAAGAGATGCTCGTGACCCTGCTGAACGTCGCGTTGCAACAGTTCGGTGCGTTCCACACCTGGTGCGCCCTGCGGGAGCAGCCCAGCGGCCCCATGACCTACCATGCGGGCAAACGCCGGGACGGCAAGACCGTGGACCTGGGCGAACTGATGCTGGCCGACAAGATCAACCAGGCCGTCGAGCGGGCCCAGTCGGTGGTCATGCCGCGTGTTGCCGCCGACCTCGAATCGAAAGAGCGGATCCGTTCGGCGCTGATCGCCGCGATCTGCGGGCCCGGGGGCTGTTACGGCGTGATTTACGTCGACAACGCCATGATCCACGACCACTACACACTCGGCGACCTGGACTACCTGATGCTCATCGCGATGCACACGGCCGCTGTGCTGAAGCGGTTCGTCTGA
- a CDS encoding UDP-N-acetylglucosamine--N-acetylmuramyl-(pentapeptide) pyrophosphoryl-undecaprenol N-acetylglucosamine transferase gives MSDISFFFAGGGTGGHIYPALAVAEQIVEHRPDARIHFLCSTRAVDARILDGTTFPYTALPATGLYFDPRRFVAFCRTFRQSYRLARHLIADSPRPVIIGAGGFVAAPVCMAGHRLGVPVVLVNVDLLPGRANRLSARWADEIFVQFEESTRTFGARRATVTAIGCPLRKGFAQPDRRRAIEALDLDADKKTLLITGASSGATRINEAICMLLAKLDAFAETWQIVHLTGLDHHEQVASRYEGVRIRHKVVSYYDQMPDLLATADLLVGRSGAVSVAEYAVAGAPSICMPYPHHKDRHQYRNAGKLVEVGAAVIVDDVSDPDDRADWLWEELQPLMADDAVRRQMADACKLIARPHAAADIAQRLIRLAERASGLGWERGA, from the coding sequence TTGAGTGACATCTCGTTCTTCTTCGCCGGTGGAGGGACAGGCGGGCACATCTATCCGGCCCTGGCGGTGGCCGAGCAGATCGTCGAACATCGGCCCGATGCGCGGATTCACTTCCTTTGCAGCACGCGTGCGGTCGATGCGCGAATTCTGGACGGGACGACCTTTCCGTACACCGCTCTGCCCGCAACGGGCCTGTATTTCGATCCGCGCCGATTCGTCGCCTTCTGCCGGACGTTCCGGCAAAGCTATCGTCTGGCCCGGCATCTGATCGCCGACAGTCCGCGTCCCGTCATCATCGGGGCCGGCGGGTTCGTGGCGGCGCCGGTGTGCATGGCCGGTCACAGGCTCGGCGTCCCCGTCGTGTTGGTCAACGTCGATCTCCTGCCCGGCCGAGCCAACCGGCTCAGCGCCCGCTGGGCCGACGAGATCTTCGTTCAATTCGAGGAAAGCACCCGCACGTTCGGCGCTCGCCGCGCCACCGTCACAGCGATCGGCTGTCCCTTGCGAAAGGGATTCGCCCAGCCCGACCGGAGGCGGGCCATCGAGGCCCTGGACCTGGACGCAGACAAGAAGACCCTGCTGATCACGGGGGCATCGAGCGGGGCGACGCGCATCAACGAGGCGATCTGCATGTTGCTTGCGAAGCTCGATGCATTCGCCGAGACGTGGCAGATCGTCCACCTGACGGGCCTGGACCATCACGAGCAGGTGGCGAGCCGGTACGAGGGAGTCCGCATACGCCACAAGGTGGTCAGCTACTACGATCAGATGCCGGACCTTCTCGCGACGGCGGATCTGCTCGTGGGACGTAGCGGCGCCGTCAGCGTTGCCGAGTACGCCGTCGCAGGCGCGCCGAGCATCTGTATGCCGTATCCCCACCACAAGGACAGACACCAGTACCGCAACGCCGGGAAGCTCGTCGAGGTGGGCGCGGCGGTCATCGTGGACGACGTCAGCGACCCGGACGACCGCGCCGATTGGCTCTGGGAAGAACTGCAACCACTGATGGCCGACGACGCAGTGCGCCGCCAGATGGCCGACGCCTGCAAGCTCATCGCGAGGCCCCATGCCGCCGCCGACATCGCACAGCGGCTGATCCGCCTGGCCGAACGCGCCAGCGGTCTGGGATGGGAAAGAGGGGCTTGA
- a CDS encoding ABC transporter permease: protein MGEGKAGRRSDVRRLATDYLGMVAALVLLVIVFGATAKNFFTITTFRTIANQIPDTTVVAVGMTFVLIIAGIDLSVGSVLALAGAVLGIALVNWGLPLLPAIGLCLLVGLVCGAANGLIVIRWRLPSFIVTLGMLEAARGAAYLVTGSRTIYIGQPVEVVTDTAILGLSLPFVLAICIVVTGQLVLSRTVFGRYLIAIGTNEEAVRLSGIDPRPYKLAVFVLCGLLAAVGAVIQSARMSSANPNTATGFELQAIAAVVIGGTSLMGGRGSVVRSFFGVLIIAVLGTGLAQVGAQESTKRLITGCVIVAAVILDQYRYRSRRSLKSAAKH, encoded by the coding sequence ATGGGCGAAGGCAAAGCAGGCAGGCGCAGTGACGTCAGACGACTGGCGACCGATTATCTCGGCATGGTCGCGGCGCTGGTTCTGCTCGTCATCGTCTTCGGAGCCACGGCGAAGAACTTCTTCACCATTACGACGTTTCGCACCATCGCCAATCAGATTCCGGATACGACGGTGGTGGCGGTGGGGATGACGTTCGTTCTGATCATCGCGGGTATCGATCTGTCGGTGGGCTCGGTCCTGGCGCTGGCCGGCGCCGTGCTGGGCATCGCCCTGGTCAACTGGGGTTTGCCCTTGCTGCCGGCGATCGGGCTGTGTCTGTTGGTGGGTCTGGTCTGCGGGGCCGCCAACGGGCTGATCGTCATTCGATGGCGACTGCCCTCGTTCATCGTCACACTGGGGATGCTGGAAGCGGCGCGCGGAGCGGCCTACCTCGTGACAGGCTCCCGCACGATCTACATCGGCCAACCGGTCGAGGTCGTCACGGACACCGCGATTCTCGGTTTGTCGCTTCCGTTCGTACTGGCGATCTGCATCGTGGTGACGGGCCAATTGGTGCTCTCGCGAACGGTGTTTGGACGTTATCTGATCGCGATCGGGACCAATGAGGAGGCCGTCCGTCTGTCGGGGATTGACCCGCGGCCGTACAAGCTGGCGGTGTTCGTTCTCTGCGGCCTGCTGGCGGCCGTCGGGGCGGTCATTCAGTCGGCCCGGATGTCGTCGGCCAACCCGAACACCGCCACCGGGTTCGAGTTGCAGGCCATCGCCGCCGTCGTCATCGGGGGCACCAGCCTGATGGGGGGGCGCGGCTCGGTCGTTCGATCGTTCTTCGGGGTCCTGATCATCGCCGTACTCGGGACCGGACTGGCCCAGGTCGGCGCCCAGGAATCCACCAAACGGCTCATTACCGGCTGCGTCATCGTCGCCGCGGTCATCCTCGACCAGTACCGTTATCGGTCGCGCCGGAGCCTCAAATCGGCTGCGAAACACTAA